From the genome of Deltaproteobacteria bacterium:
GTTCTGCGCCAAAATTGGCTCGATATCTGCCCCAAAAATCTTCCTCGCTGAAGGAGTGCTCCTGGGTGCCATGGCATTCAACTGCATAACTCGCACAGGTGGCCCCAATTCTTGCTGCGGTGATCAGCTCATGTCTCATGACCAGCCCCTTGATCAGTCCCGCCCTGTAAGCGTCCCCTGCCCCTGTAGGATCAACCACTCGGGCCGCCCTGGCTGCCTTGACTTCTTCTCTCCCTTCCGGGGTATGGACAACAGAGCCCTGTTCCCCGAGAGTAGTCACCACCGCCTTTGTCCGCGCCAGGAGTTCTGTCATCTCGAGACCAGTTCGCTTGGTTATCATCTCCAGCTCATAATCATTGGAGATGAGCACCTCCGAGCCGCTGATCATCTGGCGCAGCTGTTTCCCCGAAAGTGCAGTGATAGACTGGCCCGGGTCAAAAATGTAAGGGATGCCGCCTTCTTTGTAGGCCTTGCTGTAAGCAGCCATGTCTTCAAGGTTTCCAGGCGCAACAATGGCGAGCGTCTCCTCGGGATTGCAGCTGCCGTCTACCTGAAACTCAGCACGGAATTTCATGGCCCCCGGGTTGAAGCCGGTAATCTGATTGTCCAGCAGATCTGTAGTGATGTAGGCACCGGCAGTGAGTTCTCCCTCGATTCTCCTGATGCCCTCGAGGGGTAAACCGAGA
Proteins encoded in this window:
- a CDS encoding carbohydrate kinase family protein codes for the protein MRIMVSGSLAYDRIMDFPGKFEDHILPEKIHILNVCFTVNGLVEKFGGTAGNIAYNLALLGERPVIIATAGEDFDRYEQWLQTLGLPLEGIRRIEGELTAGAYITTDLLDNQITGFNPGAMKFRAEFQVDGSCNPEETLAIVAPGNLEDMAAYSKAYKEGGIPYIFDPGQSITALSGKQLRQMISGSEVLISNDYELEMITKRTGLEMTELLARTKAVVTTLGEQGSVVHTPEGREEVKAARAARVVDPTGAGDAYRAGLIKGLVMRHELITAARIGATCASYAVECHGTQEHSFSEEDFWGRYRANFGAE